Sequence from the Gammaproteobacteria bacterium genome:
CAAAATGGAGCACTACATGGCGGCGTTGATCTCTACCCATGTCTGCGATCTGTTGACCGCGTGTTACCCGATCTCCTTCCTTTACTAAAAGCTGCCGATTGTGGGCATAGGCACTTAGATAGGTATTATTGTGTTTGAGAATGATCAAAGGGCCATATCCAATAATCCCGGTACCGCTGTAGACAACTTTACCCTCTGCCGCAGCATAGACCGGGTCGCCTTCACGGCCATCGATATCGATCCCCTGATTGTTTGACGAAAAATCGTTGAGAATTTTTCCACGGGACGGCCACTGCCAAGATATCCTTTCTGCAAATCGCTCTTCCATGATATCTACAGCCCCCACTGTTTTTGTATTCTCTGGAGTTTTTGAATCCTCTGGTAGAGCGAGACCTTTTCTTTCTATTGGTTTGGCGCTTTCCGGGGCGGTTTCTTTTGGTTTGATCGGAGAGGTGGAGCGTACCTCGCCACGTGTCTCGGGAGATTTTCCGGTAGTGGGCGGAGGGGTCAAGCGGAGACGTTGACCAGGACGGATGGTATAGGGAGGGGCAAGGTCGTTCCAGCGTGCGATATTGCGATAACTCTCTCCATGTTGAAGAGCAATGACAGAAAGGGCATCACCGGGTTTGACGACATATACGAGCCCCGCAGCCTCCTCGGGAGAAAGCTCAGGCAATAGGGGAGGGGAGGGCTCAGTGCTACAAGCGGATATAACACACAGCCCCACCAGTATTGGAAGGCGTCTCCATTTCCTGCGAGTATTTCCGTCCAACGGTATGTCGTTCATTACAGACCTTCGAGCCAACCTGCTACGCGGTCAATGACCGTGTGGCGCGTTAAATCTACATGGATAGGCGTAACTGAAACATAGCGGTTGCGGATGGCGTGGAAATCAGTACCCGGACCCGCGTCTTGCTCTGGTCCGGCAGGTCCTACCCAATAG
This genomic interval carries:
- a CDS encoding lipoprotein NlpD; protein product: MNDIPLDGNTRRKWRRLPILVGLCVISACSTEPSPPLLPELSPEEAAGLVYVVKPGDALSVIALQHGESYRNIARWNDLAPPYTIRPGQRLRLTPPPTTGKSPETRGEVRSTSPIKPKETAPESAKPIERKGLALPEDSKTPENTKTVGAVDIMEERFAERISWQWPSRGKILNDFSSNNQGIDIDGREGDPVYAAAEGKVVYSGTGIIGYGPLIILKHNNTYLSAYAHNRQLLVKEGDRVTRGQQIADMGRDQRRHVVLHFEIRRNSKSVDPLPYLPQR